One Faecalispora anaeroviscerum genomic window carries:
- the leuC gene encoding 3-isopropylmalate dehydratase large subunit, with product MGMTMTQKILAAKAGLPQVTAGQLVEASLDLVLGNDITSPVAINEFEKCGATGVFHKDKIALVLDHFTPNKDIKAAEQCRQTRNFADLYNITNFFDVGQMGIEHALLPEQGLVGPGDCVIGADSHTCTYGALGAFSTGVGSTDMAAGMITGKAWFKVPGAIRVVLKGKCPKWVSGKDVILHLIGQIGVDGALYQSLEFTGDGVKSLSIDDRLCIANMAIEAGAKNGIFPVDEITLAYCKNRFQREPVIYTADEDAQYDSEIVIDLSTLRPTVAFPHLPENTRTIDEAGTVKIDQAVIGSCTNGRMEDLRAAAEILKGRKVNKRVRCIIIPGTQSIYLQAIREGLAEIFVEAGAVFSTPTCGPCLGGHMGILGKGERAVSTTNRNFVGRMGHIESEVYLVSPAVAAASAVTGVLTDPETLAQ from the coding sequence ATGGGCATGACAATGACGCAAAAAATTTTGGCGGCGAAGGCCGGCCTGCCGCAGGTAACGGCGGGGCAGCTGGTAGAGGCATCGCTGGATCTGGTTCTGGGCAACGATATTACCAGCCCGGTGGCCATCAACGAGTTTGAAAAATGCGGGGCCACAGGCGTTTTTCACAAGGATAAAATTGCGCTGGTGCTCGACCATTTTACGCCGAATAAAGACATTAAGGCGGCGGAGCAATGCCGGCAGACCCGCAATTTTGCGGACCTATACAACATTACGAACTTTTTTGACGTAGGACAAATGGGCATTGAGCATGCGCTTCTGCCGGAGCAGGGCTTAGTTGGCCCGGGCGACTGCGTGATCGGCGCGGATTCCCACACCTGCACCTATGGCGCTCTGGGCGCGTTTTCCACCGGCGTCGGCTCTACCGATATGGCGGCGGGCATGATCACCGGCAAAGCCTGGTTCAAGGTGCCGGGCGCGATTCGCGTGGTACTCAAAGGCAAGTGTCCGAAATGGGTTTCCGGCAAGGATGTGATCTTGCACCTGATCGGTCAGATCGGCGTGGACGGCGCTTTGTACCAATCGCTGGAATTTACGGGTGATGGCGTAAAATCCCTTTCGATCGACGACCGCCTGTGCATCGCGAATATGGCGATTGAGGCCGGAGCGAAGAACGGCATTTTCCCGGTGGATGAGATCACGCTCGCCTACTGCAAGAATCGTTTTCAGCGCGAGCCGGTGATTTATACCGCCGACGAGGACGCGCAGTACGACAGTGAGATTGTCATTGACCTTTCTACCCTGCGGCCCACCGTGGCATTCCCGCACCTGCCGGAGAATACCCGCACCATCGACGAAGCGGGTACGGTGAAGATTGATCAGGCGGTGATCGGCTCCTGCACGAACGGCCGCATGGAAGACCTGCGTGCCGCGGCGGAGATTTTAAAGGGGCGCAAGGTGAATAAACGCGTGCGCTGCATTATCATTCCCGGTACGCAAAGCATTTATCTGCAAGCGATCCGCGAGGGTCTGGCAGAGATTTTCGTAGAAGCCGGAGCGGTGTTCTCCACCCCCACCTGCGGGCCGTGCCTCGGCGGGCACATGGGGATCCTCGGCAAAGGGGAGCGGGCGGTTTCCACTACAAACCGCAACTTTGTGGGCAGAATGGGTCATATTGAGTCTGAGGTGTATCTGGTAAGCCCCGCAGTGGCGGCGGCCAGCGCCGTTACCGGAGTATTGACCGACCCCGAAACCCTGGCACAATAA
- the rlmB gene encoding 23S rRNA (guanosine(2251)-2'-O)-methyltransferase RlmB — MEENKTAARGEDIIAGRNAVTEALRAGRTIDSIYVARGNRTGSIGGIIATAKQMGIPIKDADPKKLDYLCGHANHQGVVAVAAVKEYATLEDLFRVAEERGEPPFFLIADELEDPHNLGAILRTAECSGAHGVIVPRRRAAGLTFAVGKASAGAVEYVPVARVTNLPSTLEELKKRGLWIYAADMDGQDWCNVDYRGPTAIVIGSEGFGVSRLVREKSDFIISLPMLGKINSLNASVACGVICYEVVRQRRGIQAK, encoded by the coding sequence ATGGAAGAAAACAAAACCGCCGCGCGCGGTGAAGACATCATCGCGGGCAGAAACGCCGTAACAGAGGCGCTCCGAGCCGGGCGCACTATCGACAGCATCTACGTAGCCCGGGGAAACCGTACGGGTTCCATTGGCGGCATTATTGCAACGGCAAAGCAGATGGGCATCCCCATAAAGGACGCAGACCCTAAAAAGCTGGATTATCTGTGCGGGCATGCCAACCATCAGGGTGTGGTGGCAGTGGCCGCCGTAAAGGAATATGCCACACTGGAGGATTTGTTCCGCGTGGCCGAGGAGCGGGGCGAACCGCCGTTCTTTCTGATTGCGGACGAGCTGGAAGACCCCCACAATCTTGGGGCGATTCTGCGCACGGCAGAATGCTCCGGGGCGCACGGCGTGATCGTTCCGCGCCGACGTGCCGCTGGCCTTACGTTTGCCGTAGGCAAGGCGTCGGCCGGTGCGGTGGAATATGTGCCAGTGGCCCGGGTAACGAATCTGCCCAGCACGCTGGAGGAACTGAAAAAACGCGGCCTGTGGATTTATGCCGCCGATATGGACGGTCAGGACTGGTGTAACGTTGATTACCGCGGCCCCACCGCAATCGTGATCGGCTCGGAGGGCTTCGGAGTCAGCCGGCTGGTCAGGGAAAAATCGGATTTTATCATATCTTTGCCGATGCTGGGAAAGATAAACTCGTTGAATGCTTCTGTGGCATGCGGCGTGATTTGCTATGAGGTCGTACGGCAGCGCAGGGGGATTCAGGCCAAATAA
- the leuD gene encoding 3-isopropylmalate dehydratase small subunit — translation MNAQGKVHKYGDNVDTDVIIPARYLNTSSHQELAQHCMVDIDADFVSRVKPGDIMVANKNFGCGSSREHAPIAIKASGISCVIAATYARIFYRNSINIGLPILECEAAAREIQAGDEVSVDFDTGVIRDLTTGKMYQAQPFPPFIQNIISKGGLLNSITNA, via the coding sequence ATGAACGCACAAGGAAAAGTACACAAGTACGGCGATAACGTAGATACGGACGTCATTATTCCGGCGCGCTACCTGAATACCTCATCGCATCAGGAGCTGGCGCAGCACTGTATGGTAGACATTGACGCGGATTTCGTCAGCCGGGTAAAACCGGGGGACATCATGGTGGCAAATAAAAATTTTGGGTGCGGCTCTTCCCGTGAGCACGCCCCCATCGCGATTAAGGCGAGCGGGATTTCCTGCGTGATCGCCGCGACCTACGCGCGCATTTTTTACCGCAATTCCATTAACATCGGCCTGCCGATTCTGGAGTGCGAGGCGGCTGCCCGCGAGATTCAGGCGGGTGATGAGGTCAGCGTGGATTTTGACACCGGCGTTATCCGCGACCTCACCACGGGCAAAATGTATCAGGCCCAGCCGTTCCCTCCGTTTATTCAGAATATTATCTCAAAGGGCGGGCTGCTCAATAGCATCACAAATGCGTAA
- a CDS encoding Crp/Fnr family transcriptional regulator, producing MEQAKWAAESLWEVLGRRESPRLYPGNQMIYRQGELAERFYYLKSGRVRIFMSSENGQEKTLTLLEQGNIFGEAAFFDGLPRVSSARTLEKSQIIPISREVLLECFREEPMLAFQLLHLFSKTVRMLSNQVDHMTFLQADRRIAKLLTELSGGRGGEPISCSHEDLASMAGVSRVTVSRVLGELARRGWILTQYRSILILNLEALLHFALS from the coding sequence ATGGAGCAGGCAAAATGGGCGGCGGAAAGCTTGTGGGAGGTATTAGGGCGCAGAGAAAGCCCCCGGCTGTACCCGGGGAACCAGATGATCTACCGACAGGGCGAGCTGGCCGAACGCTTTTACTACCTGAAAAGCGGCCGGGTGCGCATCTTCATGAGCTCTGAAAACGGTCAGGAAAAAACTCTGACCCTGCTCGAGCAGGGGAACATTTTCGGCGAGGCGGCCTTTTTTGACGGCCTGCCCCGCGTCTCTTCGGCCCGCACACTGGAAAAATCGCAGATCATCCCCATCAGCCGTGAGGTGCTGCTTGAGTGCTTTCGCGAGGAGCCGATGCTCGCCTTTCAGCTGCTGCACCTCTTCTCCAAAACGGTGCGCATGCTGTCGAATCAGGTGGATCACATGACTTTTTTGCAGGCCGACCGGCGCATCGCGAAGCTTCTGACCGAGCTTTCGGGCGGGCGCGGCGGCGAACCGATCTCCTGCTCGCATGAGGATTTAGCCAGCATGGCGGGCGTTTCTCGCGTCACGGTGAGCCGTGTTTTGGGTGAACTGGCGCGGCGCGGCTGGATTTTAACCCAGTACCGGAGCATCCTGATTTTAAATCTGGAAGCCTTATTACACTTTGCGCTTTCCTAA
- a CDS encoding DNA-3-methyladenine glycosylase family protein, whose protein sequence is MQYRKTLRGVEIPSSPELDLLQTLDCGQCFRWQVLPGGEYRGIACGRSLKITEQDGTVLFHDVKAAEFEKIWIPYFDLEFDYAAVRESLAQMHPALRQAAEFAPGIRLLRQDPWEALCSFILSQNNNIPRIKGLVDRLCRLLGEEQDGFFDFPSPECLAAQTVDSLAPVRSGFRAKYLIDAAQKVAGGEVDLDALARLPIDEARQSLMTIYGVGEKVAECALLYGLHRLEAFPMDVWMKRAMAVLLPGYTPQQLGPYAGVAQQYLFHYSRCNAQLFTA, encoded by the coding sequence ATGCAATATCGAAAAACGTTACGCGGGGTGGAGATCCCGTCGTCCCCTGAGCTGGATTTGCTCCAGACGCTGGACTGCGGCCAGTGCTTCCGCTGGCAGGTGCTGCCCGGCGGAGAATACCGTGGGATTGCCTGCGGGCGCAGCCTGAAGATCACGGAGCAGGACGGTACCGTGCTGTTCCACGACGTAAAGGCGGCGGAGTTCGAAAAAATCTGGATTCCTTATTTTGATCTTGAATTTGATTACGCGGCGGTTCGCGAATCATTGGCGCAGATGCATCCGGCGCTGCGGCAGGCTGCGGAATTCGCTCCGGGCATCCGCCTGCTGCGGCAGGACCCATGGGAGGCGCTGTGCTCGTTTATTTTATCGCAGAACAATAATATTCCGCGCATTAAGGGATTGGTGGACAGGCTCTGCCGACTGCTCGGCGAAGAGCAGGACGGCTTTTTCGATTTTCCTTCGCCGGAATGTCTGGCTGCTCAGACGGTAGATTCCCTTGCGCCGGTGCGCAGCGGCTTCCGGGCCAAGTACCTGATCGACGCGGCACAGAAGGTGGCCGGCGGCGAGGTGGATTTAGACGCGCTTGCACGCCTGCCGATTGATGAGGCGCGGCAAAGCCTGATGACGATCTACGGTGTGGGGGAAAAGGTGGCGGAGTGTGCGCTGCTGTACGGGCTGCATCGGCTTGAGGCCTTCCCCATGGACGTATGGATGAAGCGCGCCATGGCGGTACTGCTGCCCGGCTATACGCCGCAGCAGCTCGGGCCATATGCTGGTGTGGCTCAGCAGTATTTGTTTCATTACAGCAGGTGCAACGCGCAGCTGTTTACAGCCTGA
- a CDS encoding elongation factor G yields MKQYHAKNILNIAIAGHSGSGKTTLAEALLFLSGASDRLGKVGEGSTVCDFDPEEIRRKASVGAAVAPLEWKNHKINLIDTPGLFDFEGGLYEAVRAADSVLITVSGKSGVLVGTEKANQAATARKLSKIFFVNGLCDESARFYRVFEDLKASFGPSVCPVVVPYIVDGNADCYVNILEYKAYRYQNGTPVEVPMPDMGDRLDGLRTAIYEAVAETSEEMFEKYFSGEQFTPEEVIVGVSKGVKNGTISPVFCGDAQLTYGIEQLLNGLIWLAPSAEEKSGELGIDVDGNPIELSANEDGAAAAIVFKTIADPFIGKLSYLKVISGKITTDTPLVNMRSGNPERIGKVVTIRGKKQEESQALVAGDIGAVPKLQGTGTGDTLCSPARKVVLEGVDYPAPTLSMAIVPKAKGDEDKIAQGILRLLEEDPTLRFVNNSETRQMILTGLGEQHLDVVVSKLKSKFGVEITLTEPRVPYRETIRKKVQVQGRHKKQTGGHGQFGDVWIEFEPCDGDGLEFGERVVGGSVPKGFFPAVEKGLRECIAKGPLAGYPVVGLRATLYDGSYHPVDSSEMAFKLAAAVAYKTGMPQAVPVLLEPIGTLNATVPDSNTGDVMGEVNKRRGRVLGMNPGSDGMQVVEAEVPMAEMHDFTTFIRQVTQGRGSFTFTFARYEEAPAQVAQKVVEAAKASEKSE; encoded by the coding sequence GTGAAGCAGTATCATGCAAAAAACATTCTGAACATTGCAATTGCGGGCCACAGCGGCTCGGGAAAAACTACGCTGGCAGAGGCATTGCTGTTTTTGTCCGGCGCATCCGACCGGTTGGGAAAGGTAGGGGAAGGAAGCACAGTTTGCGATTTTGATCCCGAGGAAATCCGCCGTAAGGCTTCCGTGGGCGCAGCCGTTGCTCCGTTAGAATGGAAAAATCACAAGATTAATCTGATTGACACTCCTGGCCTGTTCGATTTTGAGGGCGGGCTTTATGAAGCGGTTCGCGCCGCAGATTCCGTTCTGATCACGGTCTCCGGCAAATCCGGCGTGCTGGTTGGAACCGAAAAGGCAAATCAGGCGGCAACCGCCCGCAAGCTTTCTAAAATCTTCTTTGTCAACGGGCTGTGCGACGAAAGCGCACGCTTCTACCGCGTATTTGAAGACCTGAAAGCCAGCTTTGGCCCCTCCGTATGCCCGGTGGTCGTTCCCTATATTGTAGACGGCAATGCCGACTGCTACGTGAACATACTGGAATATAAGGCATATCGCTACCAGAACGGCACACCCGTCGAGGTGCCGATGCCGGACATGGGTGACCGTCTGGACGGCCTGCGCACCGCGATTTATGAGGCGGTGGCCGAAACCAGCGAAGAAATGTTTGAAAAATATTTCTCCGGCGAGCAGTTCACGCCGGAAGAAGTGATTGTCGGCGTGAGCAAGGGCGTGAAGAACGGTACCATCAGCCCGGTGTTCTGCGGCGATGCCCAGCTCACCTACGGCATTGAGCAGCTGCTCAACGGCCTGATCTGGCTGGCCCCCTCCGCCGAAGAAAAGAGCGGCGAGCTGGGTATCGATGTAGACGGTAACCCGATTGAGCTCTCCGCCAACGAAGACGGCGCGGCCGCCGCAATCGTATTTAAAACCATTGCCGACCCGTTCATCGGCAAGCTTTCCTACCTCAAAGTAATCTCCGGCAAAATTACGACGGACACGCCGCTGGTCAATATGAGATCCGGCAATCCCGAACGAATCGGCAAGGTCGTCACCATCCGCGGCAAAAAGCAGGAGGAGTCACAGGCGCTCGTAGCCGGCGATATCGGCGCGGTGCCGAAGCTGCAGGGCACCGGCACCGGTGACACACTCTGCTCGCCCGCCCGTAAGGTTGTGCTCGAGGGTGTGGATTACCCCGCGCCCACTCTTTCGATGGCGATTGTGCCGAAAGCCAAGGGTGACGAGGACAAGATTGCACAGGGCATCCTGCGCCTTTTGGAGGAGGACCCCACTCTGCGCTTTGTCAACAACTCTGAAACCCGCCAGATGATCCTCACCGGCCTCGGCGAACAGCACTTGGATGTTGTGGTATCGAAGCTCAAAAGTAAGTTCGGCGTGGAAATCACGCTGACAGAACCGCGCGTGCCGTACCGCGAGACCATCCGCAAAAAGGTACAGGTGCAGGGTCGCCACAAGAAGCAGACCGGCGGGCATGGCCAGTTTGGCGACGTGTGGATCGAATTTGAGCCCTGCGACGGCGACGGCCTGGAATTCGGCGAGCGCGTGGTCGGAGGATCAGTTCCAAAGGGCTTTTTCCCTGCCGTGGAAAAAGGTCTGCGCGAGTGCATCGCGAAAGGCCCATTGGCTGGGTACCCGGTGGTAGGCCTGAGAGCAACGCTGTACGACGGCTCATACCATCCTGTGGATTCCTCTGAAATGGCGTTCAAGCTTGCGGCTGCGGTCGCCTATAAAACCGGTATGCCGCAGGCGGTTCCGGTTCTGCTGGAGCCCATCGGTACACTCAACGCAACAGTGCCCGATTCCAACACCGGTGACGTGATGGGCGAGGTAAACAAACGCCGTGGGCGCGTTTTGGGCATGAACCCCGGTTCGGACGGAATGCAGGTAGTCGAGGCCGAGGTTCCGATGGCCGAGATGCACGACTTTACCACCTTTATTCGCCAGGTAACCCAGGGTCGCGGCAGCTTTACCTTTACCTTTGCCCGCTACGAAGAAGCCCCCGCGCAGGTGGCTCAAAAAGTAGTGGAAGCGGCCAAAGCATCGGAAAAATCTGAATAA
- a CDS encoding PH domain-containing protein — MKFRLGKNCIRLWRIRGTLAALPVCFVCGILAALFPTTGILLCIISIVIYLLYFFWYTPRLFRSGSASLQNGRLTWRSGVLFSVCISLRLETILTASISHTPLQSLLGLCTLSVRPVGAPISLRQLAEPDARALLRCIEEAADD, encoded by the coding sequence TTGAAATTCAGGCTTGGAAAAAACTGCATCCGCCTGTGGCGCATTCGGGGAACACTGGCCGCGCTGCCCGTGTGCTTTGTGTGCGGTATTCTTGCAGCCCTATTCCCAACTACAGGCATTCTCTTGTGTATTATTAGTATTGTAATATACTTATTGTATTTTTTTTGGTATACCCCGCGCCTGTTCCGCTCCGGTTCGGCCAGTCTTCAAAACGGTCGCCTCACTTGGCGGTCGGGCGTACTGTTTTCGGTGTGCATCTCTTTGCGGCTCGAAACAATTCTCACGGCATCCATCTCTCACACCCCTTTACAAAGCTTGCTGGGGCTTTGCACGCTCTCCGTGCGTCCGGTCGGCGCACCAATCTCTCTGCGGCAGCTGGCAGAGCCTGATGCCCGCGCTCTGCTGCGTTGTATTGAGGAGGCCGCCGATGACTAA
- a CDS encoding HAD family hydrolase, translating into MENNRGKKPPEYSVDDILAEAKGRLSSKAYETLTGKDEQDAPRIQPPEPQPKPEQPAPPQPGPEIPGPVSQPPQEMPAQPTTPGQNGEIRFRADSGTQSLLPPKPEEEQPAPRGLKGFFARRRSRKEANACQYDDEEDIYYGLQLKPVEEYKKGYDDTASAEKGPTAAFRYLFDETPEDEVEKEISARFQPWEPDEPVRLIRETQQRLLGPTAPEAAKPQAAEQHPRHKKSTQAQQAADTQRKKDSTQEFRLPELPTGHHLRLEPLPFPKESEGGYMDLEEAARLVQQSQPSSPQQPAQPKTNRPAREVITAQPPISKNEITKEIEVVSAETEKKPSSAANLPKQETTTQTPVQVQPSPAAVPIEPQPAPEPAQPEPVKQKAAEHEIPHPTPTEQQVVPAKQEPEPKAVEPRTEAEPLPQSEEERKARAALEQLQAQAAQRKAEQQKKEQIRALVRASRKYLPDSLPVHVLEFDRLEAALTRVEESYQTAPEQPPKPPEEPVQEPRRRKRWQAASLGVHTFHFLGESEEDNDPGDEPGTEPEPENLDDYTAPEDAPSILHELSAEHRALALRVSVTGILMLVMLFWGFVSERSGMLPSFMQAEVLPLAYLIANLCLLTIAMVFCRKTVFGGIRMLLTRQANADSGVAVAAVAAWIQGFALLFQAQQVEKGQLHLYAVLAALGLFLNSAGKLSMVRRIRANFRFLTSPEPKMGIELFDDYNTALQLAKGCVVGEPLIAYQRKTGFFRNFLRNSYEPDPSEQASQSMTPLLFLGTLVLCAVSLVLTRSASAAVTALAAAACVGAPITSMLCANMPISRLCALARRCGTMLVGNPSVEYFCNTNALMMDAKELFPKGTVILNGIKTFGGQRIDEVIMDASAVMCTLGGPLSDLFEQIIQNRRDILPKAENITYEDERGVTGWVNGSRTLVGTRQLLEQHGLTPPSRDYENKYLLGGKKVVYLASQGELVAMFVVSYNSDKRRALELRRMEQNGISLILRTTDPNMTPEFVAECFGLDPHSVRILPEALGAVYQKKITKERERADALFVSKGRPASMMRMLTACVREKSNVTMATLLQTVGVILGFMLVAFLVFFSGLEQLSTMALLLYQLFWTAAVLGIPRLRKP; encoded by the coding sequence ATGGAAAACAACAGGGGAAAAAAACCGCCGGAATACTCGGTGGATGATATCCTGGCGGAAGCCAAGGGCCGTTTGAGCAGCAAGGCGTATGAAACGCTGACCGGTAAAGACGAGCAGGACGCGCCGCGGATTCAGCCGCCCGAGCCCCAGCCAAAGCCGGAGCAGCCGGCCCCTCCCCAGCCCGGGCCAGAGATTCCGGGCCCGGTTTCGCAGCCCCCGCAGGAAATGCCGGCTCAGCCGACTACCCCCGGGCAGAACGGAGAAATCCGCTTTCGCGCGGACAGCGGGACGCAAAGCCTCTTACCACCCAAGCCCGAAGAAGAACAGCCCGCTCCTCGCGGGCTGAAGGGCTTTTTTGCGCGCCGGCGCAGCCGCAAGGAAGCAAACGCCTGCCAATATGATGACGAAGAGGACATTTACTACGGGCTTCAGCTCAAGCCGGTAGAGGAATATAAAAAAGGGTACGACGATACCGCTTCCGCCGAAAAGGGCCCGACCGCCGCGTTTCGCTATTTGTTTGATGAAACGCCCGAGGACGAGGTGGAGAAAGAAATATCCGCCCGATTCCAGCCATGGGAACCGGACGAGCCTGTGCGCCTGATCAGAGAAACGCAGCAGCGGCTGCTTGGCCCCACCGCACCCGAAGCCGCTAAGCCACAGGCCGCGGAACAGCACCCCCGACATAAAAAAAGCACACAAGCGCAGCAGGCGGCTGACACCCAGCGGAAAAAAGATTCGACGCAGGAATTCCGCCTGCCCGAGCTTCCTACCGGCCACCACCTGCGCCTCGAACCGCTTCCGTTCCCGAAGGAATCGGAAGGCGGCTATATGGATCTGGAAGAGGCCGCCCGTCTGGTACAGCAATCTCAACCAAGCTCTCCGCAACAGCCGGCACAGCCAAAAACCAACCGGCCAGCGCGTGAAGTGATCACCGCGCAGCCCCCCATTTCAAAAAATGAAATTACAAAAGAAATAGAGGTTGTTTCTGCCGAAACGGAAAAAAAGCCGTCCTCCGCCGCCAATCTGCCGAAACAGGAAACCACCACCCAGACGCCTGTACAGGTTCAGCCCAGTCCGGCCGCCGTGCCGATCGAGCCGCAGCCGGCACCGGAACCCGCACAGCCTGAGCCGGTAAAGCAAAAAGCGGCCGAGCATGAAATTCCTCATCCAACTCCCACAGAGCAGCAGGTGGTTCCAGCAAAACAGGAGCCGGAACCAAAAGCGGTTGAACCACGGACGGAAGCCGAACCCCTACCGCAATCGGAGGAGGAGAGAAAAGCCCGCGCCGCGCTGGAGCAGCTTCAGGCGCAGGCCGCTCAGCGCAAGGCCGAGCAGCAAAAGAAGGAACAAATCCGCGCACTGGTTCGCGCGTCGCGCAAATATCTGCCGGATTCCCTTCCCGTTCACGTGCTGGAGTTTGACAGGCTGGAAGCGGCGCTGACCCGCGTGGAGGAGAGCTACCAGACAGCGCCCGAGCAACCACCGAAACCGCCCGAAGAGCCGGTGCAGGAACCGCGCCGCCGAAAGCGTTGGCAGGCCGCCTCTCTCGGAGTACATACTTTCCACTTTCTTGGGGAATCTGAAGAGGACAATGACCCTGGTGATGAACCCGGCACCGAGCCGGAACCTGAGAATCTGGACGATTATACCGCGCCGGAGGACGCACCCTCGATTCTGCACGAGCTGAGCGCGGAACACCGTGCGCTGGCTCTGCGTGTTTCGGTTACGGGTATTCTGATGCTTGTGATGCTGTTCTGGGGATTTGTCAGCGAACGCTCTGGCATGCTGCCCTCCTTTATGCAGGCAGAGGTTCTTCCTCTGGCATACCTGATTGCGAATTTGTGCCTTCTCACTATTGCGATGGTGTTCTGCCGCAAAACAGTGTTTGGTGGAATCCGGATGCTTCTGACCAGGCAAGCCAACGCTGACAGCGGCGTGGCTGTGGCTGCCGTAGCCGCGTGGATTCAGGGCTTTGCCCTGCTGTTCCAGGCGCAGCAGGTAGAGAAGGGCCAGCTGCACCTGTATGCCGTTCTGGCGGCGCTCGGTCTGTTCCTCAACTCTGCGGGCAAGCTTTCCATGGTGCGGCGCATCCGGGCAAACTTCCGCTTTTTAACCTCGCCCGAACCAAAAATGGGCATTGAACTGTTCGACGACTACAATACCGCCCTGCAGCTGGCGAAAGGCTGCGTGGTGGGTGAGCCTCTGATCGCATACCAGAGAAAGACCGGCTTTTTCCGGAATTTTTTGCGCAACTCCTATGAGCCAGATCCCAGCGAGCAGGCGTCGCAATCCATGACGCCGCTGCTGTTCCTCGGCACGCTGGTCTTGTGTGCCGTCAGCCTGGTGCTGACCCGCAGCGCCTCCGCCGCCGTAACAGCTCTGGCCGCCGCTGCCTGCGTGGGCGCGCCGATTACGAGCATGCTGTGCGCCAACATGCCGATCAGCCGCCTGTGCGCTCTGGCGCGGCGGTGCGGCACAATGCTGGTAGGTAATCCTTCCGTGGAGTATTTCTGCAACACCAACGCGCTGATGATGGATGCTAAGGAGCTCTTCCCCAAGGGGACGGTGATTCTGAACGGAATCAAGACCTTCGGCGGGCAGCGCATCGACGAAGTCATTATGGATGCCAGCGCGGTGATGTGTACGCTGGGCGGGCCGCTGAGCGATTTGTTTGAGCAGATTATTCAGAACCGGCGCGATATTCTGCCGAAGGCCGAAAACATCACCTATGAGGATGAACGCGGTGTTACCGGCTGGGTGAACGGCAGCCGTACCCTGGTAGGCACCCGGCAGCTGCTGGAGCAACACGGGCTCACACCGCCCTCCCGCGATTACGAAAACAAATATCTGCTGGGCGGAAAAAAGGTGGTGTACCTTGCCTCACAAGGTGAGCTGGTTGCCATGTTCGTCGTTTCGTATAACTCCGACAAGCGCCGCGCGCTGGAGCTGCGCCGCATGGAACAGAACGGCATCAGCCTGATTCTCCGCACGACAGACCCCAACATGACCCCCGAATTTGTGGCCGAATGCTTTGGTCTTGACCCGCATTCCGTTCGGATTCTGCCGGAAGCCCTCGGCGCTGTGTACCAGAAGAAAATTACAAAGGAACGCGAGCGGGCTGACGCTCTGTTTGTCAGCAAAGGGCGCCCCGCCTCGATGATGCGGATGCTGACCGCCTGTGTGCGGGAGAAAAGCAATGTAACAATGGCGACTCTGCTGCAAACCGTGGGGGTTATTCTCGGCTTCATGCTGGTAGCGTTTCTGGTCTTCTTTTCGGGACTTGAGCAGCTCTCTACCATGGCGTTGCTGCTGTACCAGCTGTTCTGGACCGCGGCCGTGCTGGGCATCCCCCGACTTCGAAAGCCATAA